In a genomic window of Verrucomicrobiota bacterium:
- a CDS encoding NCS2 family permease — MLQRYFTLSEHGTTVSREVVAGLTTFAAMAYILAVNPLILSTTGMDKGALITATGIASAVMTIIMALATNYPIALAPGMGLNAFFAFTICGAKHVPWQAALGLVFYGGLIFLLLSLSGLRRRIVAAIPFELKLAISAGIGFFIAFIGLKNGGVIVANPATFVSLGDLSRPGPVLVILGIILTAVLVIRRVPGAIVLVVLLLTVLGLFIPSGTADSMITARPNGIVSLPASLSPTLLKLDLGYFWRNLDLAFPLVLALLFVDLFDNMGTLIGVAKRAGLLDAHGHLPKVGQAFMADACAAMFGSVLGTSTVTSYIESAAGVEAGGRTGLSVIVTALCFVAALLLAPVILIIPPVATAPALVIVGAFMMQGLAELDLRNFETTVPAFITVLVMPLAFSISEGLAMGILTYVIIKLGTGQARQIGVVTYVLAGLFLLHFLFGR; from the coding sequence ATGCTCCAACGGTACTTCACCCTTTCTGAACACGGCACGACGGTTTCCCGCGAGGTTGTTGCCGGCCTGACAACGTTCGCGGCGATGGCGTACATCCTTGCGGTTAATCCGCTGATTCTCTCGACGACCGGCATGGATAAAGGGGCATTAATCACGGCGACAGGAATCGCGTCGGCCGTGATGACCATCATCATGGCGCTGGCAACCAATTACCCGATCGCACTCGCGCCCGGCATGGGCTTGAACGCGTTTTTCGCCTTCACCATCTGCGGGGCCAAGCACGTGCCCTGGCAGGCTGCCCTCGGCCTGGTGTTTTACGGCGGCTTGATATTTTTGTTGCTGTCCCTCAGCGGTTTGCGCCGTCGGATCGTCGCCGCCATCCCGTTCGAGCTGAAGCTGGCCATCAGCGCCGGGATCGGTTTCTTCATCGCGTTTATCGGGTTAAAGAACGGCGGGGTCATCGTCGCGAACCCGGCCACGTTCGTTTCTCTCGGGGACCTGTCCCGTCCCGGCCCGGTACTGGTCATTCTCGGGATCATCCTGACGGCGGTTCTTGTCATCCGGCGGGTGCCGGGCGCAATCGTGCTGGTGGTGCTGCTCCTGACGGTGCTCGGCCTTTTTATACCGAGCGGGACTGCCGACTCGATGATCACCGCCCGGCCGAACGGCATTGTCAGTTTACCCGCTTCACTCTCCCCGACGCTGTTGAAATTGGATCTGGGATACTTCTGGCGCAACCTCGACCTCGCGTTTCCGTTGGTGCTGGCACTGTTGTTCGTCGACCTTTTCGACAACATGGGCACCCTTATCGGTGTCGCCAAACGTGCCGGCCTGCTCGATGCCCATGGGCATCTTCCCAAGGTAGGCCAGGCCTTCATGGCCGACGCGTGCGCCGCGATGTTCGGTTCCGTGCTCGGAACCTCTACGGTCACCAGCTACATTGAGAGCGCTGCCGGGGTGGAAGCCGGTGGCCGTACCGGGCTGAGCGTAATTGTCACGGCCCTCTGTTTCGTCGCGGCACTGCTGCTGGCCCCCGTTATTCTCATCATTCCCCCGGTGGCGACGGCCCCGGCGCTGGTGATTGTCGGTGCCTTCATGATGCAGGGTCTCGCCGAACTTGATCTCCGGAATTTTGAGACCACCGTGCCGGCCTTTATTACCGTGCTCGTGATGCCGCTCGCGTTCAGCATCAGCGAAGGCTTGGCGATGGGTATTCTAACCTACGTGATTATCAAGCTGGGGACCGGCCAGGCAAGGCAGATTGGCGTGGTCACCTACGTGCTGGCCGGCCTGTTTCTGTTGCATTTCCTGTTTGGACGGTGA
- a CDS encoding ABC transporter permease yields the protein MRLFYQHVIRYALQHKLLAAVNILSVALGAAVFLAVQIVNHSATRAFEAGIDVVAGRAHLEARGAIPVQLWPRLRNVPGCTAATPLVEGMLALPDYDREYLHLLGVDPLTNGPFQAFKLQRAPDKGFDADAWFGDPAAVAISRQFADRHHLRLGDPLRVQAGEREVTLRVSFYLETGDADPRFAVMDIGWAQELLARPGHLTAVLFRLQTPQHPESVVATLRRLLPKDVVIRSPEERSAQVAYLLAGFQLNLTALSLVSLLVGVFLIYNTITASAVRRRAEIGILRSVGGSRSLVRWLFLGEAALYGTAGSALGCFLGVLLARGLVRTVAQTISNLYVLTSIERLYLPVWEIPLVLSLGIGSALVGAWVPARAAAGLPPLKALNLQVVADDQPRPRLAWLAVSALLFSLGILSSWLAFAYNHLAGFGAAFFTLAGFCALSPLVTYTSGRRLSRWLRSSHVWRLAAQNLVRSVHHHAVTVAALASAVAMLASVSVMIFSFRVTVNRWVQRRLVADLFVTPAQNEITRFQTNVAPDFLERLRRLPEVASIDTYRDETVTAAGKRVSLGVVIGSARSVPEFVGGHDREKFADFLGRDTVIISEPLARRLHLRDGDPLGIVSPDGERPFRVAGIYYDYTKDAGVILMQRDNFLRYWHREGVHSVALYLQPGATAPAVIDRVRQGDPSARFYSLRSNASLRQLVNKIFEQTFAVTYALRLVAVLVAVIGIVLNLTVLVKERGRELAVIRSLGARRRQVLGMVLAEAALLGLVAVMLGLGTGCALAVVLTEVINKAFFGWTIPLQLPWDQLALIPISLVPVSALGGLWPAWRAANAPIISAIRG from the coding sequence GTGAGATTATTTTACCAGCACGTCATCCGGTATGCGCTGCAGCATAAATTGCTCGCGGCCGTGAACATCCTCAGCGTGGCGTTGGGCGCCGCGGTCTTTCTGGCGGTGCAGATTGTCAATCATAGCGCGACCCGGGCGTTCGAGGCCGGCATTGACGTGGTGGCAGGACGCGCCCATCTGGAGGCTCGCGGCGCGATCCCCGTTCAGCTCTGGCCCCGGTTAAGGAATGTTCCCGGTTGCACGGCGGCAACCCCGCTCGTGGAAGGTATGCTGGCCTTACCGGATTATGATCGCGAATACCTGCACCTGCTGGGCGTGGATCCGCTGACTAATGGTCCGTTTCAGGCTTTCAAGCTGCAACGCGCCCCGGATAAGGGCTTTGACGCTGACGCCTGGTTCGGTGATCCCGCGGCGGTGGCGATCAGCCGGCAGTTTGCTGACCGGCACCATCTTCGGTTAGGCGATCCGCTGCGCGTCCAGGCCGGCGAGCGCGAGGTTACTTTGCGGGTTTCATTTTATCTCGAGACCGGGGACGCCGACCCCCGTTTTGCCGTCATGGACATCGGCTGGGCTCAGGAGTTGCTCGCCCGGCCTGGCCACCTTACCGCTGTGCTTTTCCGCCTCCAGACGCCTCAACACCCTGAAAGCGTCGTCGCGACGCTCCGCCGCCTTTTGCCGAAAGATGTGGTGATACGTTCGCCGGAAGAGCGCAGCGCTCAGGTGGCTTACCTGCTGGCCGGGTTTCAACTTAACCTGACGGCCTTAAGCCTGGTCTCGCTGCTGGTCGGCGTTTTCCTGATCTACAACACCATCACCGCATCCGCCGTGCGCCGGCGTGCCGAGATCGGAATCCTGCGGTCCGTGGGAGGTTCCCGGTCCCTTGTCCGCTGGCTTTTTCTGGGAGAAGCGGCCCTGTATGGAACCGCCGGGTCTGCTCTGGGATGTTTTCTCGGCGTGCTCCTGGCCCGGGGCCTCGTGCGTACGGTCGCCCAGACCATCTCGAACCTGTACGTGCTGACCTCGATCGAGCGCCTTTATCTTCCTGTTTGGGAGATCCCGCTGGTGCTGAGCCTGGGAATCGGTTCGGCCCTGGTGGGAGCGTGGGTGCCGGCGCGGGCCGCCGCGGGGTTGCCCCCGCTCAAGGCCCTTAACCTGCAGGTCGTGGCTGACGACCAACCGCGCCCGCGCCTCGCATGGCTTGCGGTCAGCGCGCTGTTATTCAGCCTGGGGATCCTGAGCAGCTGGCTGGCGTTTGCCTATAACCATCTCGCCGGCTTTGGCGCCGCCTTTTTTACCCTGGCCGGTTTTTGCGCGCTCTCGCCTCTGGTGACTTACACCAGCGGCCGCCGGCTGAGCCGGTGGCTGCGTTCATCCCACGTCTGGCGGCTGGCAGCCCAAAACCTCGTACGCTCCGTTCACCACCACGCGGTTACCGTCGCCGCCCTGGCTTCCGCAGTGGCCATGCTCGCGAGCGTCTCAGTCATGATTTTCTCGTTCCGCGTAACGGTTAATCGGTGGGTTCAGCGGCGGCTGGTTGCCGATCTTTTCGTCACGCCGGCCCAGAACGAGATCACCAGGTTCCAGACCAACGTCGCGCCGGATTTCCTCGAACGTCTGCGGCGTCTGCCGGAGGTGGCGTCGATCGACACTTACCGCGATGAGACCGTGACGGCGGCAGGGAAGCGCGTGTCGCTCGGAGTCGTGATCGGGTCAGCCCGCAGCGTGCCGGAGTTTGTCGGGGGACATGACCGGGAGAAGTTCGCCGATTTCCTCGGCCGCGACACCGTGATCATTTCCGAGCCGCTCGCCCGCCGGTTGCACTTGCGGGACGGCGACCCGTTGGGCATCGTGTCTCCCGATGGTGAACGCCCCTTCCGCGTCGCCGGCATTTATTATGATTACACCAAAGATGCCGGCGTGATTCTTATGCAGCGGGATAATTTTTTGCGCTACTGGCACCGGGAAGGCGTTCATTCGGTCGCGCTTTATCTGCAGCCGGGCGCCACCGCCCCAGCGGTGATAGACCGGGTCCGGCAAGGAGATCCCAGCGCCCGCTTTTATTCCCTGCGGTCGAACGCGAGCCTGCGGCAGTTGGTGAACAAGATTTTCGAGCAGACGTTTGCCGTTACTTACGCTCTGCGGCTGGTCGCGGTGCTGGTGGCCGTTATCGGCATCGTGTTGAACCTGACGGTCCTGGTGAAGGAACGCGGCCGTGAACTGGCCGTCATCCGGTCGCTGGGGGCGCGGCGCCGGCAAGTCCTGGGCATGGTGCTGGCAGAAGCCGCCCTGCTCGGCCTGGTTGCGGTCATGCTCGGCCTCGGAACAGGGTGCGCGCTGGCGGTGGTCCTGACCGAGGTAATCAACAAAGCTTTTTTCGGCTGGACCATCCCCCTGCAACTCCCCTGGGATCAATTGGCGCTGATCCCCATATCGCTTGTACCCGTGTCGGCGCTGGGCGGGCTCTGGCCCGCGTGGCGCGCCGCCAACGCCCCGATCATCAGCGCCATACGCGGATAG